From the Calditrichota bacterium genome, the window CTCAAAACCCGAAACTCTTGCTCCACAACTCACAGCGTAATTCCCACAGTAATAAGATGCACATTCTGCAGCCGACCGAATTCAAGAAATCCGTAATCAAATTTCAGTGGGATATGATACAGACGGTTCAGATCAGCGCCCACGCCAAATGTGAAACCTTCTTCTCCGTCGCGCAGGAAAAGATTTCGATAACCGCCGCGCAGGAAAAACAGCTCGCGCAACGCATACTCGAGTCCGAAGTTCATGCTTTCGGTGTTGTCCGTTGGCTGCACCGCATCTATGCCGACAGTGATGCGATTCAAGTCCGTGTCCCAAATTTCCATCGCCACGCCAACCTGAAAAGTAAGCGGCAAAGGCCAGGAGTCAGTTTTTAGTTCCGAAAAAATTTCATCGTTATTGCCGAGATGTTGCGGGTCGAGGTCGTAATAATGGACTAAATCCTCCCCGCTCATGCGCATATCTGTCCCAAAATTGGAAAGGCAGGCGCCGATTCTCATGCCGTGAAATCCGGTAGTGAACAAAGTCCCCAAATCAAGCGCGAAGCCCTGGGCCGTCTCTTTCCAGATTTGTTGTCGAATATATTTTCCGGTGAACCCGATGGAAAATCTGTCAGTCAAATTGACGCCATAGCTCAGGGCGAGGGCGATGTCGTTGGAACTAAAATATTCTCCTGTCCCCAACGGCCTTTCCTCAGTGCGCACGAGCATGTCTTCCATATTCAGCGACAAAATACTTACGCCGACTGCGCCCAAGCGTCCGATGGGAAGCGCAAAGCCAACAAAATCATAGCCGATGCCTGCGAGCCAATTTGTGTGCGAAAACATCCCTTCTGGTTGTGAAAGTCTGGCAATGCCTGCCGGGTTCCAATAGAGCGCCGAAGCATCATCGGCCGTGCCGACAAAAGCTGCGCCCATACCGCTGGCTCTGGATCCGACTCCGATGGTTAAAAATGGCGCCGCAGTGTCGCCAACTTTTGAGACGTCGCTCCCTAATTGCGCTCGTGAGACCGAAGCGAACATCATGAAAAAAATGATAAAACTGGCAATTGACTTTTTCATGGTATGCTCCCTGTTTATTACGTAAAGACTTTCATTGCTAATTTTGAAGACTATTTTTATTTTTTTAACTAGCGCTGTCAGCAATGGTCTTATTTCATTCTCATTTCACAAACAAAAATTTCTTTTTTTGAGAAAAATCAAACGCTTTGAATTCGCAAATATAAATTCCCGAACTGACGAAATTATTGCTGTCATTTCTGCCGTCCCAGCGTAATTCATGGACTCCGGAGGGCTGGAATTCATCTACCAATGTCCTTACACGACGCCCCAGAATGTCAAAAATGACCAGTGAAATCTTCCCGGCACGGGCATTCTGGTAACGGATGCAGGTAATGGAATTGAATGGATTGGGGAAATTTTGCCAGAGATAAAATTTATCCGGCACAGCGTTTTCGCGCATTTTCACATCGGCTGCAAGCCGGAAAATATTCTGAATTTCCTCATCAGATAGCGCGTAATCGTAGATGCGAATTTCGTCGAGTAGCCCTTTAAAATTGTAATCCGAGTCCGGCAGTTCCTGACCAATAGTCAAATCGACGGCTGTTTTGTTGATTCTGCCGCTGTGATTTGCAGCATTGTCCAAATTTCCGTTCAAATAAATTTTCATCCTTTCGCCGTCGTAAACAGTTGTGACATTGTAATTGACGCCGGTTTG encodes:
- a CDS encoding PorV/PorQ family protein, with amino-acid sequence MKKSIASFIIFFMMFASVSRAQLGSDVSKVGDTAAPFLTIGVGSRASGMGAAFVGTADDASALYWNPAGIARLSQPEGMFSHTNWLAGIGYDFVGFALPIGRLGAVGVSILSLNMEDMLVRTEERPLGTGEYFSSNDIALALSYGVNLTDRFSIGFTGKYIRQQIWKETAQGFALDLGTLFTTGFHGMRIGACLSNFGTDMRMSGEDLVHYYDLDPQHLGNNDEIFSELKTDSWPLPLTFQVGVAMEIWDTDLNRITVGIDAVQPTDNTESMNFGLEYALRELFFLRGGYRNLFLRDGEEGFTFGVGADLNRLYHIPLKFDYGFLEFGRLQNVHLITVGITL